The Uruburuella testudinis genome window below encodes:
- a CDS encoding Imm49 family immunity protein, whose translation MNIMCTDKESFQHLTQTLTDINLAFNKECLDNLSYIDEKKGSPFGAMRNIYSDVYAKTSYSYLFEKNVKKFKQHAHILSKLAILKSVSYFNPEPFFFPADMINIGEPMFPMILSDSLEIKDFLIRNIDLISSDTEAFLDRYDLNRHMIYNTLLMLGGKQLARLKQRSLNVLEYPKPTKWMLKRMHDYHFYLAFAEQDIPAMQAALQPLFTPKNARAAAKETLTYFDFYLQPQIVVYAKLASMHGFDLGIDHEIAPKELINYAPLAEGEYRDIFDFMKQYNLSWPYKFLQNWVDYYTFKTEKLEFGEQT comes from the coding sequence ATGAATATAATGTGTACTGATAAAGAATCATTTCAACATCTAACCCAAACTCTTACTGATATAAATCTAGCATTTAATAAAGAATGTTTAGATAATCTGTCGTATATTGATGAAAAAAAAGGCTCCCCTTTTGGCGCAATGAGAAATATATATAGTGATGTGTATGCGAAAACATCCTATAGCTATTTATTTGAAAAAAATGTTAAAAAATTTAAGCAACATGCCCATATTCTTTCCAAATTAGCTATTCTAAAGAGTGTAAGTTACTTTAATCCGGAACCGTTTTTTTTTCCAGCTGATATGATTAATATTGGAGAACCTATGTTTCCAATGATATTAAGTGACAGCCTGGAAATTAAAGATTTTTTGATACGGAATATTGATTTGATATCCAGTGATACAGAAGCTTTTCTCGATCGATATGATTTAAACCGCCATATGATTTACAACACTTTGCTGATGTTGGGGGGGAAGCAATTGGCTAGGTTGAAGCAACGGAGTCTGAATGTATTGGAGTATCCAAAGCCAACCAAATGGATGCTAAAAAGGATGCACGACTACCATTTTTATCTGGCCTTTGCAGAGCAAGATATTCCTGCCATGCAAGCAGCATTACAACCATTATTTACTCCAAAAAATGCACGAGCGGCAGCGAAAGAAACTTTAACGTATTTTGATTTTTATCTGCAACCTCAAATCGTAGTTTATGCAAAACTGGCATCTATGCACGGCTTTGATTTGGGAATAGACCATGAAATTGCACCGAAAGAATTAATTAACTATGCTCCTCTCGCAGAGGGAGAATATCGGGATATTTTTGATTTTATGAAGCAATACAATTTAAGTTGGCCTTATAAATTTTTGCAGAATTGGGTAGATTACTATACATTTAAAACTGAAAAACTGGAATTCGGTGAACAAACATAG